The DNA sequence aaaaattattaaaaaggaccgttaggaagatttaattattaaaaatgacttttaatattaaaattatttagaaggattaattttataatatttaaaaaacaaaGATGAAATCTTTTTTATAAAGAGACAAATATATTCTTAGATTATTTTctcatttattatttctttttttgtaaacatattttttttctaattatcactcatattcaaatccttattctTCATCTATAATTCAGAGACATTTTTTGCTGCTAATCACAAAACATAAGATCTGGGAGTACCTGGGAGTATACTAATGTCTTACTATTATCATATATAGAGTAGTCAACCAATTGAGCATCAAACAAATCATTCAAAACTTATGAAATTTGTCTCGAGAGATCTCTTTCTTCAATTATTCAAGGCTTAGCCATTGAATCAAATGCAATAATCGGTGCTGATGTGATTGATCTCTAGCGTAAAATATTTGTATACCTTTGTAATAGACACCCAGCTCCTGGCAGGTAAGTTGATTTTCCAATACTACATTTGGTATTCCCTTGCAAAAACATTGCTATTGAGTAATATGTTTCTTTCAAACTCGTTTTTAGATTTTAATGTCTCTGTCCTCTATTACCCCTCAGGACTTGCTTGCTTTGGAGGAATCTATAATGTCTTGCTATTTTGTTTTTTAGAGTAGTTAACAATTAGCAGTAATTAGTCAATATTAgtatttcttttttcttgtaATCCATATTCTCATTATTGGTTgtttattgttttatatttttgatAGACATGGAATCTACTGTCCGTCgacaatttttttgttattttcacgTTGGAGGTAATATTGAAGTTGTACCAAACCAAAAAACTATTTATCATGGAGGAAAAATCGTAGGAGAGCTAATTGAAGAAGGATGTACGCATTCAAATTTAATGCATAAGATATGGCTTCGAACCAAGAAAAATATGCAGAATAAACGCATTACCTACACAGTCAAGTTTAACCAATCTCAACTTATCGATCTCATTGATACTGATAGTGTTAACCAATTAATCACATTCAATGATGATACAGCTCATGTATACATCATGGAGGTAGAAAAGACTAACCATGATAGTACACCTCATGAGGACAATGACGACAACGTTCAAGACAGGTATGTATTACAACTGTTGTctttttacaaatttttcttatattatttattagtgaattattataaaagtaatttaattttttttatgattagtaCACTATCAAGTAATTCAATTCAAGGAGTTGACGTCGTTGGTAATATTGATGGTCAAAATCCGTTGACACCAATTCTATGGACAACCCAACTTGTCCCTACAACCCTAGATTATCAATGGCTTTGCTAAGTGGAATGATCTTATAAAGGAAGAAGGATAGATTTTTCAAAATGCAAGTAAGCTGAGAAAAATATTGTTTGAATATGGTATTGCTCATAAGTTTGCATACAAGTTCTTAAAGAACAGTTCGGGTAAAATAATTTGTGTCTGCATGGTTGACGGTTGTCCGTGAAAATTGTCGGCTTATGTTATGGGAAAAAATACTTCGTTCCTCGTGGTGAGGCATTTTATCAAGAATCATGAGCACTCAGCTCAAGATGTATTGGAGAGTACTCACTCTTTCAGGTCTAATTTGGTATCTTCAATTATTGTCGACAAGTTGAGATTAACTCCTGACAAGTTGCCTAATGACATACGAAATGACATTTTCAAGGAATACGGATTTTCACTAACATATCACCAAGCTTGGGCTGCAAAGGAGAAAGCATTAGCTGAAATTAATGGCGTACATAAAGATTCATATATGTTAATTCCTTGGATATGTAATCGTCTAGTGGAAACTGATCCACAAACAATTGCAAAATTGACATGCTCTCCTGGTTatcaatttgaaaagatttttattGCATATGGGTGTTGTGTGACAGGTTTTCATCGTGGAGCAAAGCCTATATTATTTATTGATAGTTGCCACTTAAGTGGTCCATACAAGGGAACTCTTCTAGCTGTCTCTACTTGCGATGCAAATAATGACTTATTTCCGATTGCGTATGCAATTGTTAGTgctgaaaataatgagaattggCTTTGGTTCCTAtctaatttaaaagaattaactGGGTCAATTCCAGTTACATTAATATCTAATAGGCATCCATCAATTATTGCAGCTGTGGAGCAAGTATATGACAGGGATATACATGCATATTGTTATCGACATGTGAAAGAAAATTTTTGTGCAGAAACTAAAAATTTATAGAGGGGAATATGCGGTGAAGTAAAAGAAGATGCAAAAAAGCTACTAGATGCAGTTTGTTATACCCGTTTTAGCACAGAGTTTACAGAAGCTGTGGAACAACTTCGTGCATTTTCACCAGAACTTGCAAATTGGTTAGAGACTAAAGGAGATATTAACAAATGGGCAAAGTTTCAATTCCCTCATTGACGATGGGACCTCATAACTACCAATGTAGCTGAATCATTTAATTCATGGATAAGAAAAGAGAGGACTCATAGTATTTGTGCTTTAATAACGGAGCATAGAGACAAACTTGCAAATCTGTTATATACTGCAAAGTTAGAGATGACTAAATGGAAGAATAAAGTTGGACCAAAGATTGATAACATATTAATGGAGCATGTAGCTAGAAGTGAGTTTCATAAAGCAGTGAGATATGGAGATCATAATGTTATGGTTAGAGGGTCAAATGTTGATGTATGTGTGAATCTACTACGCAAAGAATGCACGTCTTAAATGGCAAATGACTGGAATTCCATGTCCACATACTTGTGCTGCAATCAAATTATTACATGGCAACATCTACACCTATGTAGAGGAGTGCTATCTAAAAAGTTCACAAGAAAAGATTTATGCAAGCAGTATGATCCCAATTGAAACTCATGACATGCCTGATGTCAACAACCTGACCCTAACAGACTGGgagaataatatttttcttatgcCACCTACAACAACTCGTCCTCCAGGAAGACCATGCAAAAAGCGCCGAGAGTCACAATTTCAAGATGTGCGTGTTTACAAATGTAGCCGATGTGATCAGAGTGGTCATAATCGTTCTAAATATAGAAATCCTAATCTATAAAGAATATGAGTTTTTTTAGATAGTTCTAGCTTTATAGATTGTCACATTTAGAATTGCAATGTTGGTTTTTCTTAAGTTATGCATATTAGGTGATTCTACTGAGTTTCTTAATTGTATTTGTGAAAGTCTACACTTAAACTTTATAGTTTTactttgatttttaattaaatttgtgtaATCTTATACTTGAATTTCGTAGTTTTACGTTGATTTTAATAGTGTTTGTGCAAATATGcacttaaattatacaattctgcATTAAAATTACTGCACTTAGTAAATAAAAATCCGCATTAAAATTGCTGCACTTAGTAAATAAAAATCTGCAATTCTGCATTAATTCTATGATTTTGCACAAATTCAGCAATTTTACACTAAAATTGTGTGCGTGTAACTCTGCTCATAGTTAAACAAAAGAATCTTAAAAAAAGAATCACTTTctataaaattttcatttttgatattttcattacAAGTCAAAGATCCAATGAATAATTGTGCTTCTATACCAGTCTTCCAATAAAATTAGACCACTCTAATGTTTTTATACCCTTACTAATAATCATGGACAATGATCATCACACTCATAAAAaagaaattcatatttcaaatcaattcAAGTTCATAGACTCAATGAGGCTGTAGAAAAATATTTCAGCTTCTCTTTCAATCTGTTTTCAAACAAGAGATAGAATTCATGTTTGAAAGTAATTTGATTCTCCCTACAGCCATGTGTACTCAATGATGTTTCAATGTAGATAATACATTTTACTCTAATCAAGTCTCTGAATTCTCAGATAGGGAGAAGCCAAATCTCGAAGCCGGAACAGAATAGCCACTAACCATAACATAAAAGCCTACTTTGCACCTAAAAGTGACTTAATGATAGTATCATTCATACCATCAAGATAAGGGAACAAGTGACCAGATCCTTTGAGTTCATGATATTGAATCCAGAGAAGATTTTCGGTGATGTATCGTTGCACTATAATAGGCACCATCAAATCTTCCTTTCCATGCCAAAGATGGATAGAACATTCATTATTTGGAAACGGGTTTTCAAGATCCAAAGGACTAAAATCCCATTTACTGAATCCAATATTTAGGTCACGGTGGAAAGTCTTGTATTCTCCTTGCTGTCTTGCCTGAGCCTGTTGAAACAAAGTACAAAGTGAAATCAAGAACTTTGGTTAATTCTCTAGCAAAACAATCACCATAAACTTTTATTACTATAaccaatataaattattttaggtCACTGAATTGTAGCCACCTAAAGGCTAGAAGTGATACTTACCACGTGACCTTTTTTATTGGACCAAATTGTTGAAGTAAGACATTTATCTTCGAAATCCTGCATTTTTTTGTGTAAACATAATTAAGAGTCATGACATATAATCAGGTTCTTCCAATTAGACAAATAGAAAGAAATGCTACAATCATAAGCAACGCCAAATTATTGCATTTAAAGTCCATAAAAAAGTTTGGAACACAAgtttagaaacaaaaactaatcCATCTTCATTTTCAGCCTCATACCAAACACATCTTGAACATAAACCCTTCAAATTcagattcattcattcattaatgtattttttaatataGACAACAAGTGTTATTAGAGTTCTTACTGGGGCTAAAGATAACTCTTTTAAGATCAATAATGCACTACCATATTTATTAAAAAACTGTAACTTAGATTTTGTTTAATGCATATGCCCTTATGactttaaagaaataaaattggaaATCACATAATCAGTAAAACGAAACAGTGACTAATAGCATCATAAGCTTTGAATTAAGGCATTTCCAGATCACACTAAAATCTTACTCATAAATTGAAAATGTTCAAATTTCATCATGTATTGCAGTTTTCACATTAAAAGCTATACAATTTCTAATTTCAGGGATACTAATATAGCTCAAAAGCTTAAGACAGGGACTTGAACATGAAAGAAGCGTGTGGCTTTGGGGAGCTTCAGGCGGGGTTTGCTGCTGCGAGTGACTAGAGGAGTCAAAGGAGCGATGGCCGATGTGGGAGGAATGAGTTTCACCACCGGCGGCGAGCTTCAGAAGACGATTCTGTCCAAAGATGACGATTTTGCCTCTGACAACCTTGCTGGATGGCGATGAAGACGAATCTCCTTTGACGCGACAAAGACGGCATTGATTCCACCTCTGATACGACGATTCTACCTCTGGCGAATCTTCTCAGGCGCGCGCCAAGGACGTTCCCCTCAGGCTGGGTCAGGTGCACGATAACGTTTCTTTTTCGGCTAGATCAATTCTAGGGTATGGAGGTGGAGTGAGTTTGAAAATCATGATTCCTCTATAGGTGAAAAAGATGGAGGAAAAAAACAacgaaaaggagaagaaagattATTGGGataatattgtttttatttttaataatatacaaattaatcctttttaataatttcaatatTAACCAtcctttttattaattaagttttATTAATGGTCTTTTACAATAATTTTTCCTAATATATAAAACTATTTCTTGCATAGAAAAATGCCTTTATATATAAAGAGATCGTtgtattaataatgtttagtagataataaaaaaaataatttaaacagtgtaaatttatcttatttattattatcatatatgtaattaattatttattaataaacatattaaaatatatgcATGCCATAATAATGCAGCAacgtaaatatatattaattagcaGTTGTACTTCTGATTATGCTTTAATGCAAatcactttttattttctataataatgtaaaaaaaaataacagttaaattttattttatttaatatttattaattaataaatattaaataaaataaattttgattattaattattttttattattaaatattttcgttTTCGCTAATACTGCCACCATGCTTACGTGTGTCTGATTGGATATATGATATATGTGCTAGCAAGAAAAATGTTACAGCACAAAAATTAgacctataattttatttggtctttcttaataattttaatataattggttatttttgtTAACTAAAGtctcataataattttttattttttaaaataccttTTAACGAATTTTTTGTTAGTGTATGAATCTTttaagagttaatagtcaaaatcgtccctaaaagatacctcgatctccattttcgtccccgaaagataaagttaatcaaaattGTCCCTGAAAGATGACGGACACGAGATCACGTTCGTCCTTCCGTCGTCTCCTTCGCTGAGGTGGCTAACATTGGGTGACGTGTTCCGTTAACTGCCAGCGTGACACACTAACAAAACAACGCAATTTTGATTCAATGGGCTACAGGCCTTGATGCGACGTGTTTAATGTCCATAAGAGATTCAAAATGTTGCAAAGCATCACCCTCTCTGTTAACAACTATCTCTCTTTGTTTCGCTCCAAAACGTATCGTCTCCCTCAAGCTATACCCTAAGCCTTTAACCCAACATTTGAACCACGTCATCAATCTTCGTCTGTGTTGGAAGACAATTAAAACAAAAGAGGTATCGGTACTGAATACAGAGTTGATCGTCTCTTGGAGCAACATTGATAGTGGAGGAAGCCATCGCAACGGTTAGAGGTAAGGATGAAACCTATTTCATGTTTTTTGAGTTATTCTGTGGCGTGATGTCTTCCTAGTGGCGTGACTCATGTGTTCCTCTGAGTCAAGGTAGGTTTGGGGTGACTAAGGGTTTGTATGAATGTTCTTATATGATATGAGTATGTCAGAATGCTTTGCTTTTACTTGCTTTATGATGATTTTTAGTTAGGGGTGTTTCATTTTATTGATGGTTCTATTCGTTTGTTGCATGTTCGTTTTGGGTTTAGGGAATGTTTTCCTATGATTGGGAATAGCTAGTTAGCTAATGCAAGTGTGTTTTGTTAATGGTATTTCCGTCTCTATTATTGTAGATGGAAGGTCCTCCCATGACATTTGTGTTTTGCCACGATGGATTGTTTAAAAAATCTGTTGATGGAGACATGATATATGAACCTGACAATACGGAAGTCTTGATGGGCGTTGATGGAGACGCACTTGATGTGTTCTTTGTAAGGGGCTACTAGATGCGTGTATTGTGGTGAGATTGGCCACAACAAAAGAGGATGTACAAAAAAGAAGGTTGTGGATGCTAAGGAACATGCCAGGCAGATGCAGCTGCAACTGGCAGTTGTTGCTCCTGTTGCAAATGGTGCTGACCCTGAAGTCAATGTTATTCCTGTTGAACATGATAATGCTCCAGAAGCAATAGCACCATTGCCTGCACTTCCATCACCCATCCAACCTCTTACAGATATTGACATAAGCCAATCTGAAAGCATTCCACCAACTCAAGATACATAACATGTTGTATAATCACTACTCAATTGtaaaaaatgtcacttttatTTTATCAGCTAACGAGTGCATTTGGTATTGGCTTATGTAGGATCAAGTGGTAGCTAGGCCACCTAAATTACATGTGATTAAAGGGAAAGCAAGAGCTAGATGCTCCCCTAAACCTACTGCAGCTGCACCAGTGGCTATCTCTGTTGAGACTATCAAAGGGATAAGTTCTGCAACTGCTAAGAAGCTAGCCAACTTTATGACTTTTGTACCTACTCCAGACTTCAAGCACCCAAGGAAGAATGATAAAACACTTTGATTAGAAAGTAATGTGTTCTGCTTGACTTTTCTTTTGTATGGGGCTGCTTTAGGTTTTTTGTATAGGGCAAATGAAATACCATATTAAATATTGTGGTTATCTGTAATCTGAAAGTTACATGTGTCCTTCTCTTTTGGTGTAGCCTTCTTTTTAGAATTGGATACCTTATGAATTTGTTGTGGTACTTATCCTTAAGACAATGTGACAATTAGCCTTTAATGGTAATACGATGTTATGACTACTTACTTTGATTACTTAGTCTGTTTATGACTTAATCTTATAACAACGGTGACACTGATTAATTTGCAATATTTCACAATGCTAGAAATGGAGAGTTTGAACTTAATCCTAAACAACACTGTACTACTCAAACATCTATTCTCATTCAAGTCATCCAACTCAATATATCATTACATTTCAATAGAATTGTGTTTACCTAGAAGTCATATTAAACAACAAATGATCACATTAATTACAACTATCACAAACATAAAAAGTATTAGCAGTTTCAAAGATTTAACTTCAACTTTCAAACTGCCCAATCTCTATGCCACCTTCACCCTCCATTCCTCATAGTCACTTTCAACTTGCAAATCAGTTCTATAATCTTTCTTTGTACCACTTTCAACCACTCCTTGATAGTCATCATCATCAACCCACTTAAAGTAATTGTAGTGACTATCCTTCTGCAAattgaaaaatcagaaaagaaaacaaatgaaaaacacCCAATAACACAGAACAAGAAGGAAACCTTTAACTTTTTCAACACCACTTACCTGGTACCTTGGACATGCATGGAATAATCTATCTGGGTTCTCTGCTGTCCTAGATTTTTTTATCACAACCTTCAACCCGCAAAAACATGATTCCTCATGAGTCTTCCTCCTCATTCGCATTGAAGCGCTAGAACCATTACTGTCATGCGACAGAAACGACACACCACCACTAAGACCTCCATTTCTTGTCTCCATCCTTCCGGCGACCCAACAATTCCAAGTTCTATCCAACTATATGGCCCTCTGAGTGTTGACCGCAATTTATTTCTCATCGAATTTAGGATTAGGGTTCATCAACCAAGGGACTGACTTAAACTGTTTTAACATACTTACCTTGTCAGCAACAACAACGTATACTTAGGCGTTTGCCACGCTGGCAGTTAACGGAATACGTCACCCAACGTTAGCCACCTCAGCGAAAGAGATGACAAAAGGACGAACGTGATCATGTCCGTCATCTTTCGGAGACGATTTTAATTAACTTTATCTTTTGAGAACGAAAATAGAAATCAAGATATCTTTTAGGGACGATTTCGACTATTAACTCAATCTCTTAAATATCAAATTAGCTTATGGACACGTACGGCAAACATAGCTGAAAATCGAGTAGAGGGAAAAGCCCAACGAAATTGAGGTCAGGCCCAATTGGGAAAGTGGAGGCCCAAACCCACAGTACCTTCacgaccaaaaacaaaaaaaacccacAGTACCTTGCAAAATACGCGATTTTGTTTTTGTGATTCGTTTTCTCCCTTACAGTATACAGAGACCGTCTCACCTTCTCTGCTGAGTGCTGAGTCACGAAATTATGGATGCAGATTCACACTGACGTTCACTTCTCTTGCTCTCCTCGTTTTCCACAATTTTTCGCGCGCACCTCCGTACTAGAGATCTGATCCCCGATACGCGTCGCCGTTTTGTGCGCAGAGCCATTCGTGAATCGTTTCATGCTCTGATTTCCTGTGACTCCACGGTTCCCATCGCTTCTGCCGAATCGGAAGATGGGATTAGTGTTCACGAAATTGTTTTCGTCCCTCTTCGGTAACAAGGAAGCTCGAATCCTCGTTCTCGGCCTCGACAATGCCGGAAAAACTACCATCCTCTGTATGCACTTCTTCCTTtcagcttctctctctctctctctctctctctctctctctctctcttcgaatTTTACTACTCCTTCTGTTTCGTTGTTAATTTGTTGGTTATTCTCGTACATTTCCTCTCAGATCGGCTTCAGATGGGTGAAGTTGTGTCAACGATTCCAAGTTAGTACTCGATCTCGTTTTAGATTCATTTGCCTCAGCTCATTTAGATTTATTTCCGTTCATTTTACGGATATCGTTTATCTTCGTGTGTGCATGCTGCTTGTGCTTTGCTTATACGAGCTTCTGTGTCGTGACTGACGgatttattttttgatttgaCAATTTGATGCAGCAATCGGGTTTAATGTTGAAACCGTGCAATATAACAACATTAAATTTCAAGTTTGGGATTTAGGTAACAATTTTACTCATCTTGATTCAATGCAAATGTTTTTTGCGCATTTGTTGTACTGGTTTGGAACCGATTAAAGAGATTATTATAAATGTATGCCAGTTTAGAAACTTGGCATCCCGTGATCAGAAATTACTTAGTATTGGAGACATAGTCAACTTAAGACTGGTGAATAAAACCATGGTTTTGATGACATACACTGTTAAATTTTGTGTCTGTGTTTCTGAATTGTGCAGGGGGATTCATCCCTGGTTGGCTGTATACAAACAATGTGAAATTCCTCTATCTCATGCTAAATACATTCCTACTGCTGGTTATAATGCACTGCCTTAACAAAATGAGATGCCATAGCTTAGTCTTCTTTTGAATATAAATATCTTTATTCTGTATAAATTGGTAATTtggtatttt is a window from the Arachis hypogaea cultivar Tifrunner chromosome 1, arahy.Tifrunner.gnm2.J5K5, whole genome shotgun sequence genome containing:
- the LOC112751287 gene encoding uncharacterized protein; the protein is MGKNTSFLVVRHFIKNHEHSAQDVLESTHSFRSNLVSSIIVDKLRLTPDKLPNDIRNDIFKEYGFSLTYHQAWAAKEKALAEINGVHKDSYMLIPWICNRLVETDPQTIAKLTCSPGYQFEKIFIAYGCCVTGFHRGAKPILFIDSCHLSGPYKGTLLAVSTCDANNDLFPIAYAIVSAENNENWLWFLSNLKELTGSIPVTLISNRHPSIIAAVEQRGICGEVKEDAKKLLDAVCYTRFSTEFTEAVEQLRAFSPELANWLETKGDINKWAKFQFPH